The Candidatus Poribacteria bacterium genome has a segment encoding these proteins:
- a CDS encoding VWA domain-containing protein has protein sequence MSFRDPIWLALLLLLPLLLWLSDRHRKGIPSSLFYLSIPRTSWRSKAWRMRIYLRLLLLCMIVLALARPQSFPIMRKVKSKGGDIMLVVDISTSMLAEDFDGESRIEATKRVLREFIARHPNSRMGLILFARTAFPVCPLTYDHSALLRLIGRIRVGILKDGTAIGSALLSAAKRLAGFKSMGKAVILLTDGENNWGIDPIKAAETVSSLGIRVYAIGVGSPAGAPVPISHPIFGKSYARDETGKIIIAKLDEKTLRRIARITDGAYFRATDSQELNRAYEEITRMEKTRFERSTPIRRELFGYFLLTALLLLLLDVILFNLLIPKIP, from the coding sequence ATGAGCTTCAGAGATCCGATATGGCTCGCACTTCTTCTCCTCCTTCCCCTCCTCCTGTGGCTGAGCGATAGACATCGAAAGGGCATCCCCTCGTCTCTCTTCTATCTTTCCATCCCCCGGACCTCATGGCGTTCTAAGGCTTGGAGAATGAGGATATACCTCAGGCTGCTCCTCCTGTGCATGATCGTCCTCGCCCTCGCCCGACCTCAATCCTTCCCGATCATGCGGAAGGTTAAATCCAAAGGAGGCGATATCATGCTGGTGGTTGACATCTCGACCAGCATGTTGGCGGAGGATTTCGACGGCGAAAGCAGGATAGAGGCGACCAAACGGGTCCTCAGGGAATTCATCGCCAGACACCCCAACTCCAGGATGGGCCTGATCCTGTTCGCCCGGACGGCCTTTCCCGTCTGTCCCCTGACGTATGACCATTCGGCTCTGCTCAGACTGATCGGAAGGATCAGGGTCGGGATCTTGAAAGACGGCACCGCCATAGGCTCGGCCCTTCTCTCCGCGGCTAAGAGGTTGGCGGGATTCAAATCAATGGGAAAGGCTGTTATACTTTTAACGGATGGCGAGAACAACTGGGGCATCGATCCGATTAAGGCCGCTGAAACCGTTTCATCCCTTGGAATAAGGGTGTACGCCATCGGGGTGGGAAGCCCTGCCGGTGCTCCCGTCCCTATATCTCATCCCATATTCGGCAAAAGCTATGCTCGGGATGAGACGGGGAAAATCATCATCGCCAAGCTCGACGAGAAGACGCTACGCCGAATCGCACGCATAACCGATGGGGCCTATTTCAGGGCGACCGATTCACAGGAACTGAACAGAGCCTACGAGGAGATAACCAGGATGGAGAAAACGAGGTTCGAGAGGAGCACACCGATCAGGCGGGAGCTATTCGGCTATTTCCTCCTGACGGCCCTGCTGCTCCTCCTGTTAGATGTAATTCTCTTCAACCTGCTTATCCCTAAGATACCCTGA
- a CDS encoding alkaline phosphatase family protein produces the protein MSSRRRCILILADGARSDVIWELMTRGMLPNIERFLAERGGFHEAVSAFPSVTGCAYLPIITGFTPGECNVPGMCWVDRRYLGVKSFHLDRYRDYFGVHSYLFNRDISPAVKTLFELADNPMNIFSFVSRGCDFKGDITRYTRGLRWVWAHLSGRWDKVDLKAAQFALKGIEEGHDFIFLLMPSIDALSHRSSPLSDEVIQGYMRLDETVGKIARTTDPEETMIVLTSDHGLSETQVHFDLAEFLSRLGFKTLHSGRRWRLNPDMAIMPSGNAMAHIYVRPESGWSERCYYPELRRFGGHKVDLVELLLNIDAVDLVAAKVPSGGVIISSRLGEAYVELEGKMITYQILKGEDPFGYPPFPGKISDRKLLELSMNTDYPDAPYQILKLFTSPRSGDIILSASRGCELRAQSRRFIHNSGHGSLRREHMLVPFLLNRPLTRTGPFRTADIFSIIVEFLIDKTP, from the coding sequence TTGAGCTCCCGCAGGCGTTGTATCTTAATTCTCGCTGACGGAGCGAGATCCGACGTGATCTGGGAGCTTATGACCAGGGGGATGCTCCCGAACATCGAACGGTTCCTGGCGGAGAGAGGGGGATTCCACGAGGCAGTCTCCGCTTTCCCCTCGGTTACCGGATGTGCTTATCTGCCGATCATCACCGGATTCACTCCAGGGGAGTGCAATGTCCCCGGCATGTGCTGGGTGGATAGGAGATACCTGGGCGTCAAAAGCTTCCATCTCGATAGATACAGGGATTATTTCGGTGTTCACAGCTATCTGTTCAATCGCGATATATCCCCCGCCGTGAAAACCCTCTTCGAGCTGGCGGATAACCCGATGAACATCTTCAGCTTCGTCTCCCGAGGATGCGACTTCAAAGGGGATATCACCAGATACACGCGTGGGCTGAGATGGGTCTGGGCCCATTTAAGCGGGAGATGGGACAAGGTCGATTTAAAGGCCGCCCAATTCGCCCTTAAAGGCATCGAAGAAGGGCACGATTTCATCTTTCTCCTCATGCCATCCATAGATGCCCTCTCACATAGATCGAGCCCGCTATCGGATGAGGTCATCCAAGGGTATATGAGGCTCGATGAGACGGTCGGGAAGATCGCCCGGACGACCGATCCGGAGGAGACGATGATCGTCCTGACAAGCGATCATGGTCTGAGCGAGACCCAAGTTCATTTCGACCTGGCGGAGTTCCTCAGTCGGTTGGGATTCAAGACCCTCCATTCCGGCCGAAGATGGAGGCTGAACCCCGATATGGCGATCATGCCCTCAGGTAATGCCATGGCCCATATCTACGTTAGGCCGGAATCGGGATGGTCTGAGAGGTGCTACTATCCCGAATTACGTCGGTTCGGCGGACATAAGGTCGATCTGGTGGAACTGCTCCTCAATATAGATGCAGTCGACCTTGTGGCCGCAAAGGTTCCTTCCGGAGGGGTTATCATCTCCTCCCGCCTCGGGGAGGCGTATGTTGAACTTGAGGGTAAGATGATCACATATCAGATTCTGAAGGGCGAGGATCCGTTCGGGTATCCACCGTTTCCCGGTAAGATCTCCGATAGGAAGTTGCTTGAGCTGAGCATGAACACGGATTATCCCGATGCGCCCTATCAAATACTGAAGCTTTTCACCTCTCCGAGATCGGGGGATATCATACTATCCGCCTCTCGAGGATGTGAACTTAGAGCTCAATCCAGAAGGTTCATCCACAACTCCGGCCATGGCTCGCTCAGGAGGGAACATATGCTCGTGCCGTTTCTGCTGAACCGCCCTCTCACCAGAACCGGCCCGTTTCGCACTGCCGATATCTTTTCGATCATAGTTGAATTCCTCATTGACAAAACTCCCTAA
- a CDS encoding ATP-binding protein, whose product MSVRREFDVELRIPSDMQFIELLDTVISDVLGKIDIEEDDKVAVNLALIEAGTNAIKHGNRNDPTKDVHCIVSVEDDKLTIRIKDKGKGFDPESLKDPLELEHLMDASGRGIYLINVLMDEVEYDFDLTGTEVRMTKYIKKGKSGEVN is encoded by the coding sequence ATGAGTGTAAGAAGAGAGTTCGATGTGGAGCTCAGGATCCCCAGCGATATGCAGTTTATCGAGCTCCTGGACACCGTTATATCGGATGTCCTTGGGAAGATAGATATCGAGGAGGATGACAAGGTTGCCGTCAATCTCGCCCTTATAGAGGCGGGCACGAACGCCATCAAACACGGCAACCGAAACGATCCGACCAAAGACGTCCATTGCATCGTCAGCGTCGAGGACGATAAGCTGACGATAAGGATAAAGGACAAGGGCAAGGGATTTGATCCTGAATCCCTCAAAGATCCTCTGGAGCTTGAACATCTGATGGATGCAAGCGGCAGAGGCATATATCTCATAAACGTGCTGATGGATGAGGTCGAATATGACTTCGACCTGACGGGCACCGAGGTGAGGATGACCAAGTATATCAAAAAGGGAAAATCCGGTGAGGTGAACTGA
- a CDS encoding peptidylprolyl isomerase produces the protein MIMVFLRKKFVAKMFYGIVVIAFVGTIFLVWGAGGKFRKRSRVVIEVNGKKVSFEQFQNALRNETERMRRMYGDNYDRFIKDIDINSQTADKIVQDVLIDQELKKLGVLLSGEEVDREIASTPSYYQIYQILARRGRADDYWKSLRDSLSRQRLQDILFGIPIVTKTEIEEEYKRRNEKVKLKFIEFPVSKFRDKVNPSEDEIKRRYEEKREEYRIPEKVNVKYIKIDPKVFEDKIDISENDIKSYYEANKDSQFKEKERVRTRHILIKVPSGASEEEKKKLRQKAEKILKEAKSGADFAELAKKYSEDEGTKDKGGDLGYFTRGRMVPEFEKVAFSLKPGEISDIVETKYGFHIIKLEDKKPERIKSLDEVRDQIERKLKKDAAVALARELAGELVYDIELQGMEESVKLIPERAAEVYVRQLGDESKKSEDFVEKFKEIKFEVKTTGFFSKDDSQIPTVGSRYTYRDFLDAVFELRKGDTSDPIEIKSYGGDVMAYFIAKVVDRQYSHIPKLDEVKDKITDELKDEGAKKLALQAAEKLMSKYKPGETLDDLVKKAQDEKLKVKETPLFARSYGGYVPMIGSAPEISAVAFRMKLNEVKGPFQTQRGAYIIQLVERQKADVKKLDEDKEELANIRRSLIQRKRNDLLEAWIGGLKSAAKIKIELPEEAI, from the coding sequence ATGATAATGGTGTTTCTCAGGAAGAAATTCGTCGCTAAGATGTTCTATGGCATAGTCGTCATCGCCTTTGTCGGAACGATTTTCCTGGTATGGGGCGCTGGAGGGAAGTTCAGGAAGAGATCGAGAGTCGTCATAGAGGTCAACGGAAAAAAGGTGAGCTTCGAACAGTTCCAGAACGCCCTGAGGAACGAGACGGAGAGGATGCGCAGGATGTACGGGGATAACTACGACAGGTTCATCAAGGATATCGATATCAACAGTCAGACGGCCGACAAGATCGTCCAGGACGTCCTGATCGACCAGGAGCTTAAGAAACTCGGCGTTCTGCTGAGCGGCGAGGAGGTCGATCGGGAGATCGCCTCCACCCCCTCTTACTACCAGATCTATCAGATCCTGGCCCGAAGGGGGAGAGCTGATGACTATTGGAAAAGCCTCCGCGATAGCCTATCAAGGCAGAGGCTGCAGGATATCCTCTTCGGAATTCCCATCGTCACCAAGACCGAGATCGAGGAGGAGTATAAAAGGCGAAACGAGAAGGTCAAACTGAAATTCATAGAGTTCCCTGTCTCCAAATTCCGTGATAAGGTCAACCCCTCGGAGGATGAGATAAAGAGGAGATATGAGGAGAAAAGGGAAGAGTATCGCATCCCTGAAAAGGTCAACGTCAAATATATCAAAATAGATCCCAAGGTCTTCGAGGATAAGATCGATATCTCCGAAAACGATATTAAGAGCTACTATGAGGCCAATAAGGATTCACAGTTTAAGGAGAAGGAGCGGGTCAGGACGAGACATATACTGATCAAGGTTCCCAGCGGCGCATCGGAGGAGGAGAAGAAAAAGCTGCGACAGAAGGCCGAGAAGATCCTGAAAGAGGCGAAATCCGGAGCCGATTTCGCTGAGCTGGCCAAAAAGTACTCCGAAGATGAGGGCACCAAGGATAAAGGGGGTGACCTCGGATATTTCACCAGAGGCAGAATGGTGCCCGAATTCGAAAAGGTCGCCTTCTCCCTCAAACCGGGCGAGATAAGCGATATAGTCGAAACCAAATACGGATTCCACATCATCAAGCTCGAGGATAAAAAGCCGGAGAGGATAAAGAGCCTGGACGAGGTGAGAGATCAGATCGAAAGGAAGCTGAAAAAGGATGCTGCTGTTGCCCTAGCCCGTGAGCTGGCCGGCGAGCTGGTCTACGATATCGAGCTACAGGGGATGGAGGAAAGCGTTAAACTTATACCGGAGAGGGCCGCGGAGGTATATGTGAGACAACTGGGGGATGAGTCGAAGAAGTCCGAGGACTTCGTCGAGAAGTTCAAAGAGATCAAGTTCGAGGTCAAAACCACCGGGTTCTTCTCAAAGGATGATTCACAGATCCCAACTGTAGGCAGCAGATATACCTACAGGGATTTCCTGGATGCCGTCTTCGAGCTGCGGAAGGGCGATACCAGCGATCCCATAGAGATCAAAAGCTACGGCGGAGATGTGATGGCCTACTTCATCGCCAAGGTCGTGGACAGACAATACTCCCATATACCCAAACTGGACGAGGTCAAGGATAAGATAACCGATGAGCTCAAGGACGAGGGGGCCAAGAAACTCGCCCTTCAGGCTGCCGAGAAGCTGATGAGCAAATATAAGCCCGGCGAGACCTTGGACGATCTGGTCAAAAAAGCTCAGGATGAAAAGCTGAAGGTTAAGGAGACCCCCCTCTTTGCCAGATCCTACGGCGGGTACGTCCCGATGATAGGTTCAGCTCCCGAGATCTCCGCTGTGGCGTTCAGGATGAAGCTCAATGAGGTGAAAGGCCCCTTCCAGACTCAACGCGGGGCATACATTATACAGCTCGTCGAAAGGCAAAAAGCCGATGTGAAGAAGCTGGATGAGGACAAGGAGGAGCTGGCGAATATCCGAAGAAGCCTGATACAGAGGAAACGAAACGATCTTCTGGAGGCGTGGATCGGCGGGCTCAAATCGGCGGCGAAGATCAAAATCGAACTCCCGGAGGAGGCTATTTGA
- a CDS encoding FAD-dependent thymidylate synthase yields the protein MRGPIVRLICHSPNPYDLSVAAARTCYSSKGIVLPEEVSRDKRAKQIRDRIAQSTLRAGHLTTRGHAFFVFAIDRISRAAIWSFLHSHPFYNSEQVSQRYVRVSPDNFLLPPIEGKALDIYRETISAQMRAYEDLVKLLVPKVREEYFKIFPYRSSKPERWENEIARKAYEVARYVLPVATYAYMYHTINGITLHRYARLAESFDFPKEVKLLVERMIEAVRLVDPSFAEELYDPMPLEETPEYRAVEETFGSGWHLGDEGFTREFDSLIGDRSSLLIEFTREGEKILAQSVRYTLGLSGRDMDDEAALRLLLDPAQNPYLPETLNHAHHSKLMRAMNHVHYVFAKKLSHTADSQDQRHRTVPGSRPIIHRHYTGRPDYVTPKLIRAVPEAERVYAGAMERCFEGINRLLEMKVPTEWAMYLLPNGFPIRFIESGTLMNLHHKWRIRLCFNAQEEIFHASLDEVRQVSEVHPRIGRFLGPPCWFRSRSGVTPPCPEGDRFCGVRVWEKKLEDYDRLI from the coding sequence TTGCGCGGACCGATCGTCAGGCTGATCTGTCACAGCCCAAATCCCTATGATCTATCGGTAGCCGCCGCCAGAACCTGTTACTCCTCGAAGGGAATCGTCCTCCCGGAGGAGGTATCGAGGGACAAAAGGGCCAAACAAATTAGAGATAGAATAGCCCAAAGCACGCTCAGGGCAGGTCATCTTACCACCAGGGGACATGCCTTCTTTGTCTTCGCCATAGACCGGATCTCCCGCGCCGCCATCTGGTCCTTCCTACATAGCCATCCCTTCTACAATTCGGAGCAGGTCTCACAGAGATACGTGAGGGTATCGCCCGATAACTTCCTCCTCCCCCCTATCGAGGGGAAAGCTTTGGATATCTATCGTGAGACGATCTCAGCTCAGATGAGGGCTTATGAGGATTTGGTGAAGCTCTTGGTTCCTAAGGTTAGGGAGGAGTACTTCAAGATCTTTCCCTACCGATCCTCAAAGCCCGAAAGGTGGGAGAACGAGATCGCCCGCAAGGCCTATGAGGTAGCGCGATACGTCCTCCCCGTCGCCACCTACGCCTATATGTACCACACGATAAACGGAATTACGCTTCACAGATATGCCCGCTTGGCCGAATCATTTGACTTTCCTAAAGAAGTCAAACTGCTGGTCGAGAGGATGATCGAAGCGGTCAGACTTGTGGATCCGAGTTTCGCTGAGGAACTATACGATCCGATGCCGCTTGAGGAGACGCCGGAGTATAGGGCGGTCGAAGAGACCTTCGGGTCGGGATGGCACCTGGGCGATGAGGGTTTCACCCGCGAGTTCGACTCCCTTATCGGAGATAGGTCCTCCCTTCTCATCGAGTTCACAAGGGAGGGGGAGAAGATTCTAGCGCAGTCCGTGAGATATACCCTCGGTTTAAGCGGAAGAGACATGGATGATGAGGCGGCTTTGAGGCTGCTTCTGGATCCGGCTCAAAACCCCTACCTTCCCGAGACGCTCAATCACGCCCATCACTCCAAGCTGATGCGAGCGATGAACCACGTTCACTACGTCTTCGCCAAGAAATTGAGCCACACGGCCGATTCGCAGGATCAGAGACATCGCACCGTCCCCGGCTCAAGGCCGATCATACATAGGCATTATACGGGCAGACCGGATTACGTCACCCCTAAGTTGATCAGGGCGGTCCCGGAGGCCGAGAGGGTCTACGCCGGGGCGATGGAGAGGTGTTTTGAGGGGATAAACCGGCTTTTGGAGATGAAGGTGCCGACCGAGTGGGCGATGTATCTGCTGCCGAACGGTTTCCCGATCAGATTTATCGAGTCGGGGACGCTTATGAACCTGCACCACAAATGGAGGATAAGGCTCTGTTTCAACGCCCAGGAGGAGATATTTCATGCCTCGCTCGATGAGGTCAGGCAGGTCTCCGAAGTCCATCCACGCATAGGCCGGTTCTTAGGCCCGCCATGCTGGTTTAGATCGAGATCGGGCGTCACCCCTCCCTGTCCAGAGGGCGATAGGTTCTGCGGAGTCAGGGTGTGGGAGAAAAAGCTTGAGGATTACGACAGATTGATCTGA
- a CDS encoding glycosyltransferase, with protein sequence MRVLILSPFIPLPATEGGRIRVINLLKHLSPACHITLLAPKTFNSTPRDEQIIRDMGVDLVVAGDMPHLSIGSIRSMAGGYPIPLAKYRLKTFAERFRRLIEEEKFDVVQFEMLHAGQYLPDLRRSSLNGDTPSILIQHNIDSVVWTRLYRNASSPLRKLGAFIQSLEFRRIERRLCPMFDLCVCMSERDAERLRWITPDVRVEIVPNGVDLEYFQPREDEVRWNRIVYVGSMDWYPNEDAVLYFHEHIWPIIRGEIPEAEFYIVGQYPSSRVKALDSVDGVHVTGLVDDIRPYLASAAVFVVPLRIGGGTRLKILEALAMGKAVISSSIGCEGLDLTDGEDLIIADSPEEFAGWAIRLMRNEVERERLARLGRGKVVDHFGWDRIAEEMLRIYTDLA encoded by the coding sequence ATGAGGGTGCTTATACTCTCCCCTTTTATCCCCCTGCCGGCGACTGAAGGGGGCAGGATAAGGGTGATCAACCTCCTGAAACACCTCTCCCCGGCCTGTCACATCACCCTATTGGCCCCCAAGACCTTCAACTCCACGCCTCGCGATGAGCAGATCATCAGAGATATGGGCGTGGATCTGGTAGTTGCCGGAGATATGCCGCATCTCTCGATCGGATCGATCCGCTCTATGGCAGGCGGATACCCGATACCGCTGGCGAAATACAGGCTCAAAACCTTCGCCGAGAGGTTCCGCCGCTTGATCGAGGAGGAAAAATTCGATGTGGTTCAGTTCGAGATGTTGCACGCCGGACAGTACCTGCCCGATCTCAGGCGATCGTCGCTCAACGGCGATACCCCCTCCATCCTGATACAGCACAACATCGACTCGGTCGTATGGACGAGGCTCTACCGTAACGCATCCTCACCTCTCAGGAAACTCGGCGCGTTCATACAATCGCTGGAGTTCAGGAGGATCGAGAGGAGATTATGCCCGATGTTCGATCTATGCGTCTGCATGTCAGAGCGGGACGCTGAAAGGCTCAGGTGGATTACGCCTGATGTGAGGGTTGAGATCGTGCCGAACGGCGTTGATCTGGAGTATTTCCAGCCGAGGGAGGATGAAGTGAGATGGAATCGGATCGTGTATGTGGGCAGTATGGACTGGTATCCCAACGAGGACGCCGTCCTATATTTCCACGAGCATATCTGGCCTATCATAAGGGGAGAGATACCGGAGGCCGAGTTTTACATCGTGGGCCAGTATCCCAGCTCGAGGGTCAAAGCCCTCGATTCGGTGGATGGCGTACATGTGACGGGATTGGTGGATGATATCAGGCCCTACCTGGCTTCCGCCGCCGTCTTCGTCGTCCCGCTTAGGATAGGAGGAGGGACGAGGCTGAAGATCCTCGAGGCCCTCGCTATGGGGAAGGCGGTCATCTCGAGCAGTATCGGATGTGAGGGATTGGATTTAACCGACGGCGAGGATCTGATCATAGCGGATAGCCCGGAGGAGTTCGCCGGATGGGCGATCAGGCTGATGAGGAATGAGGTTGAAAGGGAGAGGCTCGCCCGATTGGGACGCGGAAAAGTGGTTGACCATTTCGGGTGGGATCGGATAGCGGAAGAGATGCTGAGGATATATACCGATCTAGCTTAG
- a CDS encoding peptidylprolyl isomerase translates to MAQAKRGDTVKVHYTGKLEDGTVFDTSLDRPPLQFTIGEGRLIPGFEEAVIGMSPGESKTVKVPTDKAFGPHYEEMVLVVDRAEFPEHIDPEIGQQLQISQMDGRTIIVTVTDVSESTVTLDANHPLAGKDLIFDIKLLEIA, encoded by the coding sequence ATGGCACAGGCAAAACGGGGCGATACCGTCAAGGTTCATTACACGGGCAAGCTGGAGGACGGAACGGTGTTCGACACTTCGCTCGATCGTCCCCCTCTGCAGTTCACGATAGGTGAAGGACGATTGATACCGGGGTTCGAAGAGGCGGTGATCGGTATGAGCCCGGGAGAGTCGAAAACCGTTAAGGTCCCGACGGATAAAGCTTTCGGACCGCATTATGAGGAGATGGTTCTGGTGGTGGATAGGGCCGAGTTTCCGGAACATATCGATCCGGAAATCGGCCAGCAACTGCAGATCTCTCAGATGGACGGCAGAACGATCATAGTCACCGTCACCGATGTCTCGGAATCAACCGTCACATTGGATGCCAACCATCCCCTGGCGGGAAAGGACTTGATCTTCGATATCAAGCTTCTGGAGATAGCCTGA